Part of the Limihaloglobus sulfuriphilus genome is shown below.
CTTAAAATCGCCCGAAACGCTGACATTTATCTCCATCCGGCAGCTTTGAAACCGAAATTCAGCCTCAAACCCGGAGGCGCAAAATTCAACGGCATGTCGCCGGAAGCCATCGAGGCATTGAACGGCCGCCATATTATCTGGACGGAAAAACCTGTCCAGATTTCAGAGAACGTATCGGTTACCGGCCAGATCCCGCGTTTAACAGATTTTGAGGATACAGGGCCATCGTTTTTTACCGGCAGTGACTGCCGCGAGCTTGACCTGATACCGGATGATCAGTCAATCTTCATTGATACCGACAAAGGTCTGGCAGTTCTGCCCGGGTGTGCCCATTCCGGGGTTATAAACACTTTGAAGTATATCAGCCGAATTACCGGCCGCGGCAGGATATACGCTGTTATCGGCGGGACGCACCTGCTCCGTTCCGGCCGCAAACGGATAAACAAGACAATAGAAGGCCTGCGGCAATATAATGTTGAACAAATATATCCGCTGCATTGCACCGGCCCTGACGCGGCGGCGATTTTCAGCCGTGAAATGCCCGGTAATTGTATGACGCTTGCCACAGGCGGGAGCGTCGTTTTTTGATTATAAAAGTAAATACAGGACTTGTAAAAAGACGTACAGAATACTGCTTTTCTGCCCGCTGTTTAAAGGTGGTTTATGATTTTAAACGTGTATTTAAAGCAGTAACATAACTTTAAGGAGATTTTTTAATGAAACGATTTTTTATTTTAACTGTTCTGTTATTTACCGCGGCAGGTTTTGCGGCAGAAAAAACGTATGTGTCTCAATCTGCGCGCCAGATACCCTTGATTGCCGAGGTTGATGTTCTGGTTATCGGAGGTACTACCGGCGGTGTTGCCGCCGCGGCAGAGGCCGCCCGCGCAGGCAGCGAGGTGTATCTTGTCGGGCCAAAGCCCTATCTTGGCGAGGACATCTGCTCGCATTTCCGTTATTGGCTGGATAAGGATTACGAGATTAGTGATAGTCTTGTAAAGGAAATGTTCAAGAGTCCCGAGTTTATACCGTGGAACTACTCGTATAAATTCAGTATTGAGCCGGACCGACTGCACCGCGACAGCGACCCGCCCGGGATGCTCAATGACGGTATGTGGGCGTCGGCAGCTTCTCACAGCGTACAGTTCAACGACGATGTGGTTATTACAGCCGATCTGGGAAGTGTAAAGGCCGTGCCGGCTGTTCATCTTTATTCTTTCCAGAAGCCTGGTGATTATGCTCTGGGCAGTGTCGAAATTTCTATCAGCAATGACGGAAAGAACTGGAGCTCTATAGACAAGATCATTAACGATCCTCAAAGGGGAGATAATTATTTTGATGATGCACTGATGATGGCCCGCAAAGTTGACCGCAAGGCCAGGTTCGTAAAATTTGATATAAAAAAACATAAAAACGCAAGACGTGTTCTTATCGGCGAGATAATCCTGGAAAGCGATAAGCTCAAAGACGTCAATGATTACCGTCTTGCGCCGAGGCCCAATCAGGTGAAGATGGCACTTGAAAATGAGCTTCTCGAGAGCGGCGTAAAATTCCTTTACAGGAGTTTTGTTACCGACATGCTGATTGACGGCAGCGGCAAAGCCGCCGGCGCTGTAATAACAAACCGCTCCGGCAGGCAGGCTATAAAAGCAAAATGCGTTATAGACGCAACAATGAACGCATCACTGTGCCGGGCGGCGGAGGCGGAATTTACAGAATTCAAACCCGGCAAGGTTGATTTTACACGCTATGTAGTTGGAAATGAGCCGGTGCAGAACAGTTCTCTCTCAATGCAGAAGATGCCTATGCCGGTCCCGGGCAGAGAAGAAATATACAATGCGCTGAAATACACCGCCGGTTTCGAGCTTGAAGATGACTCTTTCGCCGGTCTCAGCGAGATCGACCACAAATTCCGTGATATGACCTGGCGCAAGGCCCAGCTGGACTGTTCGGAGAATCCGTTCTTTGTCTCCGTAAACAACGTTGTATGCCGCCGCAGTTTCCGGGGCAAATGGCCTGGAGCTGAAAATCTGGATATAAACACTCTTCTGGTGAAGAATATCGACAGTCTCTATGTGCTCAGCGGATATGCAGACATTCCACGCCGTGAGGCAGCGATGATGTTTGACCCGTGCGAGTATGTCGCTCTGGGCAGGCGTGTCGGCAAAGCCGCGGCGGGGATGTCCGCCTCGGCAGGCTTTGGCGAAGATGTCAAAGTTCACACCGTAAACGCCGGCGGGCATATAAAAGGCGAAGTAAAGGAATTCCTCGGCGGAACACGCGCGTTCGCCCAGGATTTCGAAACCATCGAATCCCCCCAAAGCAGTCTGCCGGTTATCGGCAGGTATGATGTAGTCGTAGCCGGCGGCGGTACAGCCGGCGCGCCGGCGGGAATATCAGCCGCCAGAGCCGGAGCAAAGACGCTGGTTGTAGAGTACCTCAACGGTCTTGGCGGTGTCAGCACTGTTGGACTTATAGGGCGTTATCATTACGGAAACATTACCGGTTTCTGCACAGAAATAGACCAGGGCGTAATAGAGCTTGGCGGGGAATATGCCCAGCAGGGGCCGATGTGGAATTGCCAGGTCAAACAGGAGTGGTTCCGTAAGGCTGTCAGAGAGGCCGGCGGCGATGTCTGGTTTGACAGCATGGGCTGCGGGGCGTTTGTCGAGGGTGACACGGTAAAGGGTCTGATTGTCGCCACGCCATACGGGCGGGGAGTTGTTCTCTGTGATGTTGTGGTTGACGGCACGGGCAACGGCGAGGTTGCAATCGCCGCCGGAGCCAGGATGCTTCACGCAAGCCAGGTCAGCGCTGCGATGCAGGGAACCGGCTATTCACCAAACCACCTCGGTGCGATGTACAATAACACCGATTACCTTGTCGTTGATGAATCCGATATTGTAGATGTAACGCGGGCGACAATAGTTGCCAGAAAGAAATACAGCGGCGAATATGACCTTTCAAGCATCATAAACACCAGAGAGCGGCAGGTTGTTCTCGGCGAGCATTATCTGACACCGCTTGAGATGCTCACCGGAAAGACGTTCAACGATACAATATGTTATGCCCGCAGCAATGTTGATACTCATGGGTTCCTGATCGCTCCGGTTTACTATGTAACCCACCCCGACGTAAAACGCAGGGGCATCATGGCAAGGCTTCCGTACAGGTCTCTTGTGCCCAAAGGCCTTGAAGGTGTTCTGGTTTCCGGTATCGGTGTAAGCGCCCACAGGGATGTCATACCGATCCTGCGTATGCAGCCGGACGTACAGAATCAGGGCTATGTCGCCGGTCTTGCCGCCGCTATGGCGTCTAAGAGCGGAAAGGGCGTGCGCCGGATAGACGTAAAACAGCTCCAGAGAGAGCTTATACGCAAGGGCAATATACCCGAATATATGTATGATGAGACCGATGAATTTGAGATCACAGAAAAACAGATTGCCCGGGCCATTGATGAAATAATAGACGATCCAACTCTGATTCCCTTTATCATGGCCGCACCGGAGAGGTCTCTTCCAATGCTTCGCAGGGCTTATGCCGAGGAAACAAACCGCGACAAAAAGATTCATATGGCAAGAGTCCTCGGCGTAATGGGAGACGATACGGGGATTGACACCCTGGTCAGTGAAATCAAAAAAATCACTGAATGGGACAAAGGGTATATCTGGAGAGAATCGTCTCACGAGCCGCTGGGAACGCGGGTAAGCCCGCTTGACGGTTTGATAATCTCCGCCGGCTACAGCGGCAGTAAAAAAGCCGTGC
Proteins encoded:
- a CDS encoding FAD-dependent oxidoreductase, which codes for MKRFFILTVLLFTAAGFAAEKTYVSQSARQIPLIAEVDVLVIGGTTGGVAAAAEAARAGSEVYLVGPKPYLGEDICSHFRYWLDKDYEISDSLVKEMFKSPEFIPWNYSYKFSIEPDRLHRDSDPPGMLNDGMWASAASHSVQFNDDVVITADLGSVKAVPAVHLYSFQKPGDYALGSVEISISNDGKNWSSIDKIINDPQRGDNYFDDALMMARKVDRKARFVKFDIKKHKNARRVLIGEIILESDKLKDVNDYRLAPRPNQVKMALENELLESGVKFLYRSFVTDMLIDGSGKAAGAVITNRSGRQAIKAKCVIDATMNASLCRAAEAEFTEFKPGKVDFTRYVVGNEPVQNSSLSMQKMPMPVPGREEIYNALKYTAGFELEDDSFAGLSEIDHKFRDMTWRKAQLDCSENPFFVSVNNVVCRRSFRGKWPGAENLDINTLLVKNIDSLYVLSGYADIPRREAAMMFDPCEYVALGRRVGKAAAGMSASAGFGEDVKVHTVNAGGHIKGEVKEFLGGTRAFAQDFETIESPQSSLPVIGRYDVVVAGGGTAGAPAGISAARAGAKTLVVEYLNGLGGVSTVGLIGRYHYGNITGFCTEIDQGVIELGGEYAQQGPMWNCQVKQEWFRKAVREAGGDVWFDSMGCGAFVEGDTVKGLIVATPYGRGVVLCDVVVDGTGNGEVAIAAGARMLHASQVSAAMQGTGYSPNHLGAMYNNTDYLVVDESDIVDVTRATIVARKKYSGEYDLSSIINTRERQVVLGEHYLTPLEMLTGKTFNDTICYARSNVDTHGFLIAPVYYVTHPDVKRRGIMARLPYRSLVPKGLEGVLVSGIGVSAHRDVIPILRMQPDVQNQGYVAGLAAAMASKSGKGVRRIDVKQLQRELIRKGNIPEYMYDETDEFEITEKQIARAIDEIIDDPTLIPFIMAAPERSLPMLRRAYAEETNRDKKIHMARVLGVMGDDTGIDTLVSEIKKITEWDKGYIWRESSHEPLGTRVSPLDGLIISAGYSGSKKAVPAILEKLSILKSVDGFSHHRSVAIALERLGGTESAIMLAQHLNKPEMSGYHLTSLEKAIDDETVRYIGRYVGNAFREIILARALYKCGDYESVGENILREYKKDIRGHFARHANELLKD
- a CDS encoding MBL fold metallo-hydrolase, which encodes MDRELKLTLLIEDSPTGGGLISEHGLSFWIESAGTKILFDTGQSGAFIQNAQKLGIDLSSADAIVLSHGHYDHAGGLAEVLKIARNADIYLHPAALKPKFSLKPGGAKFNGMSPEAIEALNGRHIIWTEKPVQISENVSVTGQIPRLTDFEDTGPSFFTGSDCRELDLIPDDQSIFIDTDKGLAVLPGCAHSGVINTLKYISRITGRGRIYAVIGGTHLLRSGRKRINKTIEGLRQYNVEQIYPLHCTGPDAAAIFSREMPGNCMTLATGGSVVF